CCATAAAACGTTTGTTTAGaacaaaaacttgtttattttactaCACCATTTACAGCTTCAAGTCCTGCTCACACAAAATCTTCACCGGAGCCTCAGTTCtagttttttttagtaatattttaccATTTCTGGTAAAAACTGAGTAGAAgtttttttgtttctttatcTCCATCGCTTTTTTAAAAAGCTTTTGAATATGTGGCGTCAGATCTTCATTTATGTAGATTTTGCTGTTTCCATTTAGACCACAAACATGAGTGTCAATTCCCTTCATTTGTTtcactttttgaaaaaattcgattttagtTTTATGGCTACTTAGTTTTACTAGCACAGGTGCATTTTCGTGCTTACCTAAGCGGTATGTTTCACAGATTGAATCAGCTTTAATTTCAATCTGCATTGACCTTGCAACATGTTGCACAACTTCAGTTAGGCTTTTATTTTCTTGCTTCGGTATACCACCTATGATgatatttttctctattttctgTTGTTCTATTTCATTTATCCTGTTTTCCAATTCTTGTATTTTCAGTGTCATAGCTGCTTTGTCTTCTGTTAGTTGCTTTGTTTCCGAAAACAGCTTCTCAATAGCCTTCTTCTGCTCATCGAATGAGTCAGAAATGTACTGGACCGATTTCTTCAATTCACCAAGTTCTTTATTAATTTCTTTCTTAAATGAGGATAGGTGCTCCTTAAGTAGATCCCCAAATATAGCTTTAATCTTCTTCTCATCCATTTCACTTGTACAGCAGCTTACAAACTCTTTCTGGTTCTTGTCTTTATACACAACTTTGGCCTGCCTTGCACAGCTTGGATGAAAATAAGAAGTGCAATTTTGACAATCCCAGGAACTGACTACGGGCTTTTTACAAGCCttgcaatatttatttttattttcctcctCAAATTCTGATAAACTATTTGCTTGGGATCCCATAACATAACCTCACAATCCTTCTATCTAAAAACACTTCTTCTTCATAACCCTTGGCGACTAAGCGAGCTTTTTTCGTGCCAtcactttttgttttaaatacccaTTTTGTATTTATGATTTGTTGATCATGAGGTATTTTTGTGGCTTCACTCCACGTGTTCATTTTTTCAAGACATTCTAGTTCTGTTTCTATTGCCTGCTTCCATTCATCCTCCTCTACTGCTTCTTCATAAGTTACTGGTGTTGATGTAACTAAGCAATATGCATAATAAAGTTCATAGTCTTTGAACTTCGAAGGTTGTTTTATTTCTCTATTGGAGGAAGTAATTTTGGTATTTTGTAAATTTA
This genomic window from Diabrotica virgifera virgifera chromosome 1, PGI_DIABVI_V3a contains:
- the LOC126892822 gene encoding uncharacterized protein LOC126892822, which translates into the protein MDEKKIKAIFGDLLKEHLSSFKKEINKELGELKKSVQYISDSFDEQKKAIEKLFSETKQLTEDKAAMTLKIQELENRINEIEQQKIEKNIIIGGIPKQENKSLTEVVQHVARSMQIEIKADSICETYRLGKHENAPVLVKLSSHKTKIEFFQKVKQMKGIDTHVCGLNGNSKIYINEDLTPHIQKLFKKAMEIKKQKNFYSVFTRNGKILLKKTRTEAPVKILCEQDLKL